From the Triticum urartu cultivar G1812 chromosome 4, Tu2.1, whole genome shotgun sequence genome, the window TGGTAACTCTGTAGAgccgtacaactaggggggtgatgtgcggtgtcggggcctggacgttgatcacgttgatcgaatcatcgaacataaagcgaggcaactgggacaaggtggcgtcactgatggatctctaaccaacctatactaagcagtttaggataagtagataaggtatgaaagcaggtaacaaaaacaggctatgcatcagagtaggatcatacataaagcagtagcagttctaatgcaagcatgagagggaaagaaatggccgatatcagaatgctcaaggggggtttgcttgcctggttgctcggctgaaaaggaagaagtgtcgtcgtagaagtagtcgatcacaggggcagcatcagtctcggggtctaccgaagagaagaggggaaagaaacagtaaatacaaagcacacaaatgcatgacatggcaatagGCAAATCTAGGGTATTCTAACGCAGTACTACGCGATACTGGTGAAAGGGGGAAACATGCGGGAAAGTTTTcccgaagtttggcatttttggacaaatgaaccggagggggaaggttgcatgttcgctatgatAGGGACGTGTGGTGGATGAACGGAGAGCGTATGCGGATTCGTCTcgtttttctgagcaactttcatgtataaaactttttcatctgagttacggattattttatacgATTTTTCAAAGATAAAAACAATATTCTGAAATTATTACTAATTCAAAAATTAATAATAAATTGCTACGGGTACCCAGCTCTGTGCACACAGAAGTGTACACAGAGGATGATAGTGGGGCCCAGGGGTCCCAGTCAGCAGGTACAGTCAGCGTTGACTGGGTCAACGTTGACCAGTCAACAGAGTCAaagggcccacatgtcattgactctAGGTGTAGATTACTTAGTCTGAATTATCTTTAAACTAGGGGACCACATGTCATTGTCAcctggggggttaaaataattaaaataatttAATTAGGAGGATTAGCACTAATCAGGGGATTAGGCCCCCTAATTAAGCAGGGCCGGCCCCACTAGGCAGGGACACATCCGGCCTCTCTGGCTGGCCTCGCACGGGCACAGGGGCGCCGGCGGGCACACAGCAGAAGccatggccggggcggcggtgtgCGCAGGGCAGCTCACCGGGACAGCGGCGGACCCGACTGGCATAGCAGGGCACCGGCGGCGAGGGAAGGCGCGTGCGGCGTGCAACAGCGAGCGCTCGCGGGGCTGCAACAGCGAAGCAGCAAGGGCGTGCAACAACGGGCATGAGGCGCTAGTGCAGCGGTGGCAGCGCGGTCGCAGCGGGCAAGCGACGGATGCGGCGTTGGCGGGGTCGCGGGCAGTGGGCGGTGCTAGCGGCAGTAGGCGGACGGAGGCGGCGGACAGAGGCAGGGGGGCGACACCAGGGCATGGCGGAAGCAGCGGGCAGTAGCAGCATCGACTGCAGTTACAGGAAGTCGCGGCAACAGCAACTAGCAGCAGCAGGCCAGCACGGTGCGCGACCGCGGCAAGCACGGCGCGGCCAGCGGCGAGAGGTGCGGGGGTGGAGCGCCAGTGGCTCGAGGCGAGCGCGGCCAAGGCGCGCATGGAGAAGAACTCCGAGCACGGCGACAGAAGGACATAGGCGACGCTACGGCGGTGGAAACAAGGGggaacgggggggggggggggggggggacttgCACGACAGCTCACTGTGAAGCTCGAGAGGACTCGGGGAAGCCGAAGGAACTCGGGGCGGCGCGGATCGAACGGCGGGCGGTGGCGGCACCGAAGTTGAAGACGAACTCGATCCCGTCGTTGTAGGGCTCCCCGGCATTGACTCGGTGTTGTAGAAGGTGTAGGCGACGAAGGCAGTTCCCCGGGACACGATGGGGCAGTGCGGGGCAGCTGGAGGCCGCGGTGATGACGACGACAAGGCGACGACGGCGTCGAGCGACGTGGGGGAAGAGATGCCATAAGGAGTGCGGGGTGGATCTGGGAGGCGAGGAGGCAAGTGGGGAGGGGAGACGGGGAAGCCTGAGGCATCTGGGCCTTATCCCCTCCGGGACGGCGCCGACGAGTCGATTCGACGGGAGCAAGCTCCTGTTCGGGCGCGGTGGTGAACATAAGAAGACGACCGGGGAGAAGATGGGCTGGGCTTGGCCgggtgggccgaggcccatggggGCAGGGGGCCTCTCTCTTGTTtcccctttttctttttctttttatttctaaTGCTTTTTTCTTTTTATAGAAAATGCTTTGCAATATTTGAGCTGCCAAAAGTGGTTCTGTAAAATGTGGGACTTGGCCAAATAAATATATTACAATATTTGGCaactgttggagaacgtagcagaaattcaaaattttcctacgtgtcaccaagatctatctatggagagactagtaacgaggggaaggagagtgcatctacatacccttgtagatcactaagcggaagcgttcaagtgaacggggttgatggagtcgtactcgtcgtgattcaaatcaccgatgaccaagtgccgaacgcacggcacctccgcgttcaacacacgtacagcccggtgacgtctcccacgccttgatccagcaaggatagagggagaggttgaggaagactccatacAACAGCAGtacaacggcatggtggtggtggaggagcgtggcaatcctgcagggcttcgccaagcaccacgggagaggagaagaacttgggagagagggagggctgcaccaaaggcaaaggtatgtctcaagaggccctcctactctcactatatatagggatcccaaaggaggggtgcgccagccctaggagatccaatctcctagggggcggcggccaggggaggagtccttcccccccaaggcacctaagaggtgccttccccttctgggactcttcctttagggtttccccaggcgcatgggcctcttggggctggtgcccttggcccatgtaggccaaggcgcaccccctacagcccatgtggcccccgggggcaggtggccccacccggtgggcccccgggacccttccggtggtcccggtacaataccgatgaccccgaaacttgtcccgatggccgaaacaggacttcctatatataaatctttacctccggaccattccggaactcctcgtgacgtccgggatctcatccgggactccgaacaacatttggtaaccacatacaagcttcctttataaccctagcgtcatcgaaccttaagtgtgtagaccctacgggttcgggagacatgcagacatgaccgagacgttctccggtcaataaccaacagcgggatctggatacccatgttgtctcccacatgttccacgatgatctcatcggatgaaccacgatgtcaaggactcaatcaatcccgtatacaattccctttgtctagcagtattgtacttgcccgagattcgatcgtcggtatccctataccttgttcaatctcgttaccagaaagtctctttactcgttccgtaacacatcatcccgtgatcaactccttggtcacattgcgcatatgatgatgtcctaccgagtgggcccagagatacctctccgtttacacggagtgacaaatcccagtctcgattcgtgccaacccaacagacactttcggagatacctataatgtacctttatagccacccagttacgttgtgacgtttggcacacccaaagcactcctacggtatccgggagttgcacaatctcatggtctaaggaaatgatacttgacattagaaaagctttagcatacgaactacccgatctttgtgctaggcttaggattgggtctttgtccatcacatcattctcctaatgacgtgatcccgttatcaatgaaatccaatgtccatggtcaggaaaccgtaaccatctattgatcaacgagctagtcaactagaggcttactagggacatggtgttgtctatgtatccacacatgtatctgagtttcctatcaatacaattatagcatggataataaacgattatcatgaacaaggaaatatataataataaccaatttattattgcctctagggcatatttccaacagcaactTCCACAAAAAGTTTGGGAGGAGTTTGAATTGATTTGAATTTTTCACAAATGGAAAAGCATTTAAAAATGCTGATTTGGAACTGCATTTAATTCCCAGGGGAAAGTAGCTATCTCAAATGATGTTGAATCACTCATGACATTTAGTTAGGGAATATTTGCAacccaccgaacatttttgttttactgtttggagaaataatttatttgactttattttaaaatTGAATTTGAATTGGTATTGAATCAAagtgagattagcaacagtaacagtgatgacttggcatcattagtaggggattactgtagcttgattatccagGCGTTATAgggctgggagcgccccccacccttgtggacagggtgtgggcctcCTGACATTGATTCTTTCTCCAGTATTTTTTAtgtattccaaaaatattctctgtgaagtttcaggtcattccgagaacttttgtttctgcacaaaaataacaccatggcaaatctgctgaaaacagcgtcagtccgggttagttccattcaaatcatgcaagttagagtccaaaataaggtcaaaagtgtttgggaaagtagatacaatggagacgtatcaattcggtggaagattatatgttcagatcctttatgcatattaatacccctctgattatgaacatgaatatgatttgtgagtagttatgtttgttcttgaggatgtggaagaagtcttgctataagtagtcatgtgaatttggtattcgttcgatattttgatgagatgtatgttgtctttcctctagtggtgttatgtgaacgtcaactacatgacacttcaccattgtttgggcctaggggaaggcattgggaagtaataagtagatgatgggttgctagagtgacagaagcttaaaccctagtttatgcgttgcttcgtaaggggctgatttggatccatatgtttcatgctatggttaggtttaccttaattcttctttcgtagttgcggatatttgcgaggggggttaatcataagtgggatgcttgtacaaggaagggcagtacccaagcacaggtccacccacatatcaaattatcaaagtaatgaacgcgaatcatatgagcgtgatgaaaactagcttgacgataattcccatgtgtcctcgggagcgctttcctttatataagagtttgtccaggcttgtcctttgctacaaaaaggattgggccaccttgctgcaccttgtttacttttgttacttgttacgaattaccttatcacaaaactatctgttaccgataatttcagtgcttgcagagaataccttactgaaaaccgcttgtcatttccttctgctcctcactgggttcgacactcttacttatcgaaaggactacgatagatcccctatacttgtgggtcatcaataaccaatagcggaaccttgatgcccatattggctcctacatattctacgaagatctttattggtcgaaccgttatgacaacatacgtaattctctttgccatcggtatgttacttgcccgagattagatcgtcggtatcttcatacctagttcaatctcgttaccggcaagtctctttagtcgtaccgtaatacatcacctagtgactaactccttagtcgttcgcttgcaagcttatgatgtgtattactgagagggcctagagatacctctccgatgctcggagtgacaaatcctaatatcgatctatgccaactcaacaaacacctttggagatacctgtagagcatctttatgatcatcgagttacgttttgacgtttgataacacacaaggtattcctccagtatctgggagttgcataatctcgtagtcgaaggaatatgtatttgacatgaagaaagcaatagcaataaaactgaatgatcatctaagctaacagatgggtcttgtccatcacatcattctcctaatgacgtgatctcgttatcaaatgacaacacatgtccatggtcaggaaactttaaccatctttgatcaagagctagtctagtagaggcatactagggacacggtatttgtctatgtattcacacatgtatttaagtttccgatcaatacaattctagcatgaataataaacctttatcatgaataaggaaatataaaataacaactttattattgcttctagggcatatttccttcaatgtaCTCCTCTACGGCCTCCCCGGGGATGTCTTTTGTCGTGGCAACCTCCTCCTCCTGATTAAGGCTTTCTTTGATTGGTGGCTCGTCGTTGTTGCTTGCTTCTCTCACATTTGGCAGTGGTGCCGTGGCCTCTTCAGTTGCGTCGTGTTGCTCCGATGCCGTTCTTCATCATCGTCCTCATAGCCAGAAAACGAGATCAGATTTGCCGTGTCGACGCTGCAGTCCAAGATGGGCTATTGAGGAAGCAATCCTCTAGGGAGTGGTTGATGTGAAAATTGCCACAGACCATGGGGACTGGTTCTGAGCTTATGGTTGGTCGATGTGGCTTGCTGGAATCTAGGCTGCTCGGTGTCTCGTACCTTTGGGCTTCAGGGCTTTGCAGACGTCCTTCAAATCAGCGGGTGAGAAGTACGGTTTAGCATGTTCGACCAAACATCGCTTCCACCGCCGAGCTTACGCTGCAGGGCACTAATAAAGCCCACGCTAGTACGTGGCTCCCATGTTTCATAGCCCGGGTAAGAGCAGCTTATTCCCGGTGATGAGGTCGTCGCGA encodes:
- the LOC125551937 gene encoding zinc finger CCCH domain-containing protein 4-like isoform X2 encodes the protein MPGSPTTTGSSSSSTSVPPPPAVRSAPPRVPSASPSPLELHSELSYPETDAAPVIDYFYDDTSSFSAEQPDDGSQEPDDTTDDYYYPEGAYYYKTVAGDLE
- the LOC125551937 gene encoding uncharacterized protein LOC125551937 isoform X3; this encodes MPGSPTTTGSSSSSTSVPPPPAVRSAPPRVPSASPSPLELHNPETDAAPVIDYFYDDTSSFSAEQPDDGSQEPDDTTDDYYYPEGAYYYKTVAGDLE
- the LOC125551937 gene encoding uncharacterized protein LOC125551937 isoform X1 — translated: MPQASPSPLPTCLLASQIHPALLMASLPPRRSTPSSPCRRHHRGLQLPRTAPSCPGELPSSPTPSTTPSQCRGALQRRDRVRLQLRCRHRPPFDPRRPEFLRLPRVLSSFTVSYPETDAAPVIDYFYDDTSSFSAEQPDDGSQEPDDTTDDYYYPEGAYYYKTVAGDLE